The following are encoded together in the Clostridium sp. BJN0013 genome:
- a CDS encoding M16 family metallopeptidase, which yields MYNVFKLDNGLRIVVEDIDYVNSVSVGLWVKNGSRNENDKNNGISHFIEHMFFKGTTNRTALEIAECIEDIGGQINAFTGKEATCFYVKVLNSHLDLAIDVISDMLFNSKFLPEDIEKEKGVIIEEINMSEDSPEDVLSDLHSKAMWGKDSISFPILGSIDTVKSFTKEHLMEYISSYYIPENSVISIAGNVDLNKVERLIEKYFGTWNILNKKVTNYSKPEFLSNHFFKKKNIEQLHLSLGIPGVENGSNDLYTLLILNNMYGGVASSILFQKIREERGLCYSIYSYITTFNNIGAITVYAGLNAKYAYDVIARIKDEMLKFSTSVITKDKLKKLKEQLKGNYILGLESISSRMFNNGKSLLLLNRLNIPEDIIDKINKIDEESIERVMKNTFYKGIVNSSFVGKEIDISVIENLLEKDSISFEKSKKSLI from the coding sequence TTGTATAATGTATTTAAACTGGATAATGGTCTTAGAATAGTTGTAGAGGATATAGATTATGTAAATTCTGTAAGTGTGGGATTGTGGGTAAAAAATGGCTCAAGAAATGAAAATGATAAAAACAATGGGATCTCTCATTTTATTGAACATATGTTTTTTAAAGGAACCACTAATAGAACTGCCCTTGAAATAGCAGAATGTATAGAAGATATAGGAGGACAAATAAACGCATTTACTGGTAAGGAAGCTACATGTTTTTATGTAAAGGTGTTAAATTCGCATTTGGATTTAGCTATAGATGTTATATCGGATATGTTATTTAATAGTAAATTTTTACCAGAAGATATAGAAAAAGAAAAGGGAGTTATAATTGAGGAGATAAATATGAGTGAGGACTCTCCGGAAGATGTACTTTCTGATCTTCACAGTAAGGCTATGTGGGGAAAGGACTCTATATCCTTTCCTATATTAGGAAGTATAGATACTGTAAAATCCTTTACAAAAGAACATTTGATGGAGTACATATCATCTTATTATATACCGGAGAATTCTGTGATTTCCATAGCAGGTAATGTAGATCTAAATAAAGTTGAAAGGTTAATAGAAAAATATTTTGGTACATGGAATATATTGAATAAAAAAGTAACCAATTATTCTAAACCAGAATTTTTAAGTAATCATTTTTTTAAAAAGAAGAATATAGAACAACTGCATCTCAGTTTAGGTATACCAGGAGTGGAAAATGGAAGTAATGATCTTTATACTCTTTTGATTTTAAACAACATGTATGGAGGGGTGGCTTCTTCTATATTATTTCAGAAAATAAGAGAGGAAAGAGGGCTTTGTTATTCAATCTATTCTTATATAACCACTTTTAATAATATAGGGGCAATAACTGTTTATGCAGGGTTGAATGCTAAATATGCTTATGATGTAATAGCTAGAATAAAAGATGAAATGTTAAAATTCTCAACTTCAGTTATAACAAAGGATAAATTAAAAAAATTAAAAGAACAGTTAAAGGGAAATTATATATTGGGACTTGAAAGTATAAGCAGCAGAATGTTCAATAATGGAAAATCCCTTTTACTTTTAAATAGGTTAAATATACCAGAAGATATTATAGACAAGATAAATAAGATAGATGAAGAAAGCATTGAAAGGGTGATGAAAAATACATTTTATAAAGGTATAGTAAATTCATCCTTTGTAGGAAAAGAAATAGATATATCTGTTATAGAAAATTTATTGGAAAAAGATAGTATTTCTTTTGAAAAATCAAAGAAAAGTTTAATTTAA
- a CDS encoding polyribonucleotide nucleotidyltransferase yields the protein MKEFIQTTVAGRTLKVDCEKVGMLSNCGMFISYGDTVVLINTNASDKPREGIDFFPLSIEYEERLYSVGKIPGGFIKREGKPSEKAILNARAIDRPLRPLFPKGYRNDVQVVCTVLSVDQDNLPNIVAMNGASLALCMSSIPFTTPVGSVSVGLVDGNFIINPNLEDREKSTLNLTVCATKERVMMVEAGACEVPEGIMYDAIIFGFEECKKIALFQEEVMKKYGKRKDEPELYKVDEDLENEVREFAFDMIKSAMYIVDRNERNEVLKDIDEKLEEQFSEKYVDNKSDISDVVYRIKKEIVRNMLLNEHRRVDGRAFDEVRPISCEVGFLPRAHGTGLFTRGLTQVMTVATLGSLGDVQILDGVGLEDSKRYMHHYNFPSYSTGEVRPLRGPGRREIGHGALAEKALEPLIPMEEQFPYTIRLVSEVLSSNGSTSQASICGSTLALLDAGVPIKRPAAGIAMGLVTSEDLSQEEILTDIQGLEDFFGDMDFKVGGTEKGITAIQFDTKIHGLSNKCIKETLEKARTARLYILDKMKQCIPEHRAEVSKYAPKTYIMSIPPDKIRDVIGAGGKVINKIIAETGVKIDIKEDGKIFVMSENSESAKKALKIIDDLTREILVGEIYLGKVTKITNFGAFVEIHKGKEGLVHISKLDFTRVNKVEDVVSVGDEILVKVIEIDSQGRINLSRKDAIKDSEKKDLNEKDIQKK from the coding sequence ATGAAAGAATTTATTCAAACTACTGTGGCAGGCAGAACTTTAAAAGTTGACTGTGAAAAAGTAGGTATGCTATCTAATTGTGGTATGTTTATAAGTTATGGAGATACAGTAGTTTTAATTAATACAAATGCTTCAGATAAACCAAGAGAAGGAATAGATTTTTTTCCTTTAAGTATAGAGTATGAAGAAAGACTATATTCTGTTGGAAAAATTCCAGGAGGATTTATAAAAAGGGAAGGTAAGCCCTCAGAGAAGGCAATATTAAATGCAAGGGCAATAGATAGGCCTCTTAGACCATTATTTCCCAAAGGATATAGAAATGATGTTCAAGTAGTATGTACAGTATTATCTGTAGATCAAGATAATTTACCTAATATAGTGGCTATGAATGGGGCATCTTTGGCCTTATGTATGTCAAGTATTCCTTTTACAACCCCTGTGGGATCTGTATCCGTAGGTTTAGTAGATGGAAATTTTATAATAAATCCTAATTTAGAGGATAGAGAGAAAAGCACTTTGAATCTTACTGTATGTGCTACTAAAGAGAGGGTTATGATGGTAGAAGCTGGAGCATGCGAAGTACCAGAAGGTATTATGTATGATGCTATAATTTTTGGTTTTGAAGAATGCAAGAAAATAGCCTTATTTCAGGAAGAAGTTATGAAAAAATATGGCAAGAGAAAAGATGAACCTGAGCTTTATAAAGTAGATGAGGATTTAGAAAATGAAGTAAGGGAATTTGCTTTTGATATGATAAAAAGTGCCATGTATATAGTAGATAGAAATGAGAGAAATGAAGTTTTAAAAGATATTGATGAAAAATTGGAGGAACAATTTTCTGAAAAGTATGTAGATAATAAAAGTGATATATCAGATGTAGTATACAGGATAAAAAAGGAAATAGTTAGAAATATGCTTTTAAATGAGCATAGAAGAGTGGATGGAAGGGCATTTGATGAAGTACGTCCTATAAGTTGTGAGGTAGGGTTTCTTCCAAGAGCTCACGGTACCGGGCTGTTTACTAGAGGATTAACTCAAGTAATGACTGTTGCTACATTGGGATCTTTAGGTGATGTACAAATACTTGATGGAGTAGGTCTTGAGGATTCTAAAAGATATATGCATCATTATAATTTTCCATCTTATAGTACAGGAGAAGTTAGACCTTTAAGAGGACCTGGAAGAAGAGAAATAGGCCATGGTGCATTAGCTGAAAAAGCACTGGAACCACTTATACCTATGGAGGAACAGTTTCCTTATACCATAAGACTTGTATCAGAGGTTCTGAGTTCCAATGGTTCCACATCTCAGGCTAGTATATGTGGAAGTACACTGGCACTTTTGGATGCAGGTGTTCCAATAAAAAGACCTGCAGCTGGAATAGCTATGGGGCTTGTAACTAGTGAAGACTTATCCCAGGAAGAAATATTAACAGATATACAGGGGTTAGAAGATTTTTTTGGTGATATGGATTTTAAAGTAGGTGGAACGGAAAAAGGTATTACAGCTATCCAATTTGACACTAAAATTCATGGACTGTCAAATAAATGTATAAAAGAAACCCTTGAAAAAGCAAGAACAGCTAGATTATATATACTGGATAAAATGAAGCAGTGTATCCCAGAGCATAGGGCAGAAGTGTCAAAATATGCACCAAAGACCTATATAATGTCTATACCTCCTGATAAAATAAGAGATGTAATAGGAGCTGGGGGAAAAGTTATCAATAAAATAATAGCAGAAACTGGAGTTAAAATAGATATAAAAGAAGATGGCAAGATATTTGTTATGTCGGAAAATAGTGAAAGTGCTAAAAAAGCATTGAAAATAATAGATGATCTTACTAGAGAAATATTAGTAGGAGAAATATATTTGGGTAAGGTTACTAAGATAACTAATTTTGGAGCTTTTGTGGAAATACATAAGGGAAAAGAAGGATTAGTTCACATATCAAAGCTAGACTTTACAAGAGTAAATAAAGTAGAAGATGTAGTTTCTGTGGGAGATGAAATATTAGTTAAAGTAATTGAAATAGATAGCCAGGGAAGAATAAATCTTTCCAGGAAGGATGCTATAAAGGATTCAGAGAAGAAAGATTTAAATGAGAAGGACATACAAAAAAAGTAG
- the rpsO gene encoding 30S ribosomal protein S15, translated as MEKAVKQEIMEKYARHEGDTGSPEVQIALLTTRINHLNEHLKIHKKDHHSRRGLLMMVGKRRGLLNYLIKQDIERYRAIIKALNLRK; from the coding sequence ATGGAAAAGGCAGTTAAACAAGAAATAATGGAAAAATATGCAAGACATGAGGGAGATACAGGATCTCCAGAGGTTCAAATAGCATTGCTTACTACAAGAATTAATCATCTGAATGAACATTTGAAGATTCATAAAAAAGACCACCATTCAAGAAGAGGACTTTTAATGATGGTTGGTAAAAGAAGGGGACTTCTTAATTATTTAATTAAGCAAGACATTGAAAGATATCGTGCTATTATTAAAGCATTAAATTTAAGAAAATAA
- a CDS encoding bifunctional riboflavin kinase/FAD synthetase, protein MIIIEDNFKKHFMKSTYIALGSFDGLHLGHMSLINKTIKLAKNNGAKSMIVTFKDHPLNIINPDLAPKILMDNECKVNVLRNAGLDIINMVNFNKEFMKIHPEDFVIHLLNNYRAKGIIVGFNYRFGYKNLGDVSLLKKMSKNYKFSLSVIDSVKYKGQVVSSSIIRTLISDEGDMKKVNKLLTRPFAIQGKVIHGKHLGRKLGFPTINLNYDKKFVIPKGGVYYTMVQLDDGIFKGITNVGYNPTTCDNKLSIETHILNFNEDVYGKNAKIHFIERIRDELKFNSLSELAHQLKKDKLYASKKKLQINFKN, encoded by the coding sequence ATGATAATTATAGAAGATAATTTTAAAAAGCATTTTATGAAGAGTACATATATTGCTTTAGGAAGTTTTGATGGACTTCATTTGGGGCATATGAGTTTGATAAATAAAACTATTAAACTTGCTAAAAATAATGGTGCAAAAAGTATGATAGTTACCTTCAAGGATCATCCTCTCAATATTATAAACCCGGATTTGGCACCTAAAATCTTAATGGATAATGAATGTAAGGTAAATGTATTAAGAAATGCTGGATTGGATATAATAAATATGGTGAACTTTAATAAGGAATTTATGAAAATCCACCCCGAAGATTTTGTAATTCACCTTTTAAATAATTATAGAGCTAAAGGAATTATAGTAGGATTTAATTATAGATTTGGATATAAAAATCTTGGAGATGTAAGTTTACTTAAAAAAATGAGTAAAAATTATAAATTTTCTCTAAGTGTAATAGATTCTGTGAAATATAAAGGGCAAGTAGTCAGCAGCTCAATTATAAGGACACTTATATCAGATGAAGGGGATATGAAAAAAGTTAATAAGCTTTTAACACGTCCTTTTGCAATACAGGGAAAGGTAATACATGGAAAACATCTCGGGAGAAAACTAGGTTTTCCTACAATAAATTTAAATTACGATAAAAAATTTGTAATACCAAAGGGTGGAGTTTATTATACTATGGTACAGTTAGATGATGGTATATTTAAAGGTATAACAAATGTAGGGTACAATCCTACTACCTGTGATAATAAACTGAGTATTGAAACTCATATATTAAATTTTAATGAGGATGTGTATGGCAAAAATGCAAAAATACACTTTATAGAAAGAATTAGAGATGAATTAAAGTTTAATAGTTTATCGGAATTAGCTCATCAGCTAAAAAAAGACAAATTGTATGCCAGTAAGAAAAAATTACAAATTAATTTTAAAAATTAA
- the truB gene encoding tRNA pseudouridine(55) synthase TruB translates to MDGILNINKPEGMTSFDVVRKVKFMLKDKKVGHTGTLDPIASGVLPVCIGRATKFADYIVESKKIYLAQLRLGITTETYDREGNIVNIKNIDLKEKDIIDEILSFQGEIEQVPPMYSALKVNGKRLYDLARKGIEVERKKRKITIYSIDIVNIDLPYVLFEVTCSKGTYIRSLCNDIGNKLNCGGTMWNLKRLSTGNFNIADSIALEDLDSENILNYIIPIDKALYRYPEILIEHKYVKKVLNGISIKDEKFLNRTIKGQLYRVYIEGNKFIGMGMNKDFQFKIVKLFV, encoded by the coding sequence GGTTAGAAAAGTAAAGTTTATGTTGAAAGATAAAAAAGTAGGTCATACAGGTACCCTTGATCCCATTGCATCAGGAGTACTTCCAGTTTGTATAGGCAGGGCTACAAAATTTGCAGATTATATAGTTGAAAGTAAAAAAATATACTTGGCTCAGTTAAGGCTTGGAATTACTACGGAAACTTATGATAGAGAAGGAAATATAGTAAATATTAAAAATATTGATTTAAAAGAAAAGGATATAATAGATGAAATCTTAAGTTTTCAGGGGGAAATAGAACAGGTGCCACCTATGTATTCTGCATTGAAAGTAAATGGCAAGAGGCTTTATGATCTGGCAAGAAAAGGTATAGAAGTAGAGAGAAAAAAAAGGAAAATAACCATATATTCTATAGATATTGTAAATATAGATTTACCTTATGTATTATTTGAAGTAACTTGTTCAAAGGGTACTTATATTAGGAGTTTATGTAATGATATAGGGAATAAGCTAAATTGTGGGGGTACTATGTGGAATTTAAAGAGATTGTCTACGGGCAATTTTAATATTGCAGATTCCATTGCTCTTGAAGATTTAGACAGTGAGAATATATTAAACTATATTATACCCATAGATAAAGCTCTTTATAGATATCCTGAAATTTTAATAGAACACAAATATGTAAAAAAAGTATTAAATGGAATAAGTATAAAAGATGAAAAATTTTTAAATAGAACAATAAAAGGTCAATTATATAGAGTTTATATAGAAGGTAATAAATTTATAGGTATGGGAATGAATAAAGATTTTCAATTTAAAATAGTAAAATTGTTTGTTTGA